The Cellulomonas sp. S1-8 genome has a window encoding:
- a CDS encoding MaoC/PaaZ C-terminal domain-containing protein, with translation MSAPADRPVLADRPVLADLAVGQEVARRTITVDRARLVRYAGASGDFNPIHWNERVATSVGLPGVIAHGMWTMGAVAAVVVDWAGDPGAVVDYQTRFTRPVPVPDPGEASVDVVAVVGALDTDARTARIDLTVSVEGARVLGKAHAVVRLG, from the coding sequence GTGAGCGCCCCCGCCGACCGTCCGGTGCTCGCCGACCGTCCCGTGCTCGCGGACCTCGCGGTCGGCCAGGAGGTCGCCCGCCGCACGATCACGGTCGACCGGGCACGCCTGGTGCGGTACGCCGGGGCGTCCGGCGACTTCAACCCCATCCACTGGAACGAGCGCGTCGCGACGTCGGTGGGCCTGCCTGGCGTCATCGCGCACGGCATGTGGACGATGGGCGCGGTCGCAGCGGTCGTCGTCGACTGGGCGGGTGACCCGGGCGCGGTCGTGGACTACCAGACCCGCTTCACGCGCCCCGTCCCCGTGCCCGACCCCGGGGAGGCGTCCGTGGACGTCGTCGCGGTCGTCGGTGCGCTCGACACCGACGCGCGGACCGCGCGCATCGACCTGACGGTGAGCGTCGAGGGTGCGCGCGTGCTGGGCAAGGCGCACGCGGTCGTCCGCCTCGGCTGA
- a CDS encoding LacI family DNA-binding transcriptional regulator, translating to MSAQRTTLADVAASAGVSVSTASLAFSGSGPIADATRTRVLDAARALSYAGPNPLGRQLRRGRSGIVGVIMGDALRRAFRDPVAVQVLDGLTTTLGPLGLGVLLVPGPDDSTQPAVDPLLGTAAMDVAVQMWGGTTDDPVLEMLRRRNTPAVLVEGTPQPDVAAIGIDDHGGMTELTRYLLDLGHTRIATVTLPFDRDRGEGAADPARIAAISWEITRRRLAGVTDAGVTPTVVYETPASLVENGAAAGRVLLQGADRPTAIVCQSDLLASGVVLAARELGLRVPQDVSVAGFDGLDLPWLAPDVLTTVAQPLAEKGAAIGEAVAELLAGRMPEPRVLPVQLRVGTTTGPPHA from the coding sequence CTGTCCGCGCAGCGCACCACCCTCGCCGACGTCGCTGCGAGCGCAGGTGTGTCCGTGTCGACCGCGTCGCTCGCGTTCTCCGGCTCCGGACCCATCGCCGACGCCACCCGGACCCGGGTGCTGGACGCCGCCCGCGCGCTGAGCTACGCCGGTCCCAACCCGCTCGGGCGACAGCTGCGCCGCGGCCGGTCCGGCATCGTCGGCGTGATCATGGGCGACGCGCTGCGCCGCGCGTTCCGCGACCCGGTGGCCGTGCAGGTGCTCGACGGGCTCACCACGACGCTCGGCCCGCTCGGCCTGGGCGTCCTGCTGGTCCCCGGGCCCGACGACTCGACCCAGCCCGCCGTCGACCCGCTGCTCGGCACCGCCGCGATGGACGTCGCCGTGCAGATGTGGGGAGGCACCACCGACGACCCCGTCCTGGAGATGCTGCGGCGCCGCAACACCCCCGCGGTGCTCGTCGAGGGCACACCGCAGCCCGACGTCGCGGCGATCGGCATCGACGACCACGGCGGCATGACGGAGCTCACCCGGTACCTCCTCGACCTGGGCCACACCCGCATCGCGACCGTCACCCTGCCGTTCGACCGGGACCGGGGCGAGGGCGCCGCCGACCCGGCGCGCATCGCCGCCATCTCGTGGGAGATCACCCGGCGACGCCTGGCCGGCGTCACCGACGCCGGGGTGACGCCCACGGTCGTGTACGAGACCCCGGCGTCGCTGGTGGAGAACGGCGCCGCGGCGGGCCGGGTGCTGCTGCAGGGCGCCGACCGTCCCACGGCGATCGTGTGCCAGTCCGACCTGCTCGCGTCCGGCGTCGTGCTCGCCGCCCGCGAGCTGGGCCTGCGGGTGCCGCAGGACGTGTCCGTCGCCGGCTTCGACGGCCTGGACCTGCCGTGGCTCGCACCCGACGTCCTGACGACCGTCGCCCAGCCGCTCGCCGAGAAGGGCGCCGCCATCGGCGAGGCCGTCGCGGAGCTGCTCGCCGGCCGCATGCCGGAACCGCGGGTCCTGCCGGTGCAGCTGCGCGTGGGGACGACGACCGGCCCGCCGCACGCCTGA
- the rpmG gene encoding 50S ribosomal protein L33, with amino-acid sequence MASKSADVRPKITLACTECKERNYITKKNRRNNPDRLEMKKYCPRDNKHTVHRETR; translated from the coding sequence ATGGCCAGCAAGAGCGCGGACGTCCGCCCGAAGATCACACTCGCCTGCACGGAGTGCAAGGAGCGGAACTACATCACCAAGAAGAACCGGCGGAACAACCCCGACCGGCTCGAGATGAAGAAGTACTGCCCGCGGGACAACAAGCACACGGTGCACCGCGAGACCCGCTGA
- a CDS encoding FAS1-like dehydratase domain-containing protein gives MPVDITFAGRAYPPGDVYVVSREKLREFAEATGATHPAHTDVDAARALGHPDVVAPPTFAVVVAQRTEAQYVQDPAAGIDFSRVVHADERFTHHRPIHAGDRLRTALHVDAVTQRAGLSMVTTRCEIADEDGTPVATVLSMLAVRPEEDA, from the coding sequence GTGCCGGTCGACATCACCTTCGCCGGGCGGGCCTACCCGCCCGGCGACGTGTACGTGGTCTCCCGCGAGAAGCTGCGCGAGTTCGCCGAGGCGACGGGTGCCACGCACCCCGCGCACACGGACGTCGACGCGGCACGTGCGCTCGGCCACCCCGACGTGGTCGCGCCGCCGACGTTCGCCGTCGTCGTCGCCCAGCGCACCGAGGCGCAGTACGTCCAGGACCCGGCAGCCGGCATCGACTTCAGCCGTGTCGTGCACGCCGACGAGCGGTTCACGCACCACCGGCCCATCCACGCCGGTGACCGCCTGCGCACCGCGCTGCACGTCGACGCGGTCACGCAGCGTGCCGGGCTGTCGATGGTCACGACCCGGTGCGAGATCGCGGACGAGGACGGCACGCCCGTCGCGACGGTCCTGTCGATGCTCGCCGTGCGGCCGGAGGAGGACGCGTGA